The Amycolatopsis sp. DG1A-15b genome window below encodes:
- a CDS encoding Pls/PosA family non-ribosomal peptide synthetase → MTVTIEPTGSAAEVTPAPVADRALFRSGLGAAERTLLDVLAATAERHPNAAAIDDGTTTLTYRRLLEEIDAYGRRLKGYGVGLGDRVGIRISSGTAELYIAILATLSVGAAYVPVDADDPDERAELVFEEAQVAVVATDGKINVHSTPGGRDGTPGPGDDAWIIFTSGSTGKPKGVAVTHASAAAFVDAEAELFLADEPIGPGDRVLAGLSVAFDASCEEMWLAWRHGACLVPAPRALVRTGVDLGPWLVAQRITVVSTVPTLAALWPADALEDVRLLIFGGEACPPELAERVAVEGREVWNTYGPTEATVVACAAQLTGDGPVRIGLPLAGWQLAVVNDEGEPVAMGETGELVIGGVGLARYLDAAKDAEKFAPLPSLGWQRAYRSGDMVRAEEEGLLFLGRLDEQVKLGGRRIELGEVDAALQALPGVQGAAAAVRRTKAGNQVLVGYVVPGGAVLDAASAGKSASAGFDLDQAATRLREHLPAALVPLLAVVDDLPTRTSGKVDRNALPWPLSTVEASGLTPTETWLAEGWAEILGVSVDSPKADFFTHGGGSLTAAQVVARIRTRHPQVSVADIYAHPRLGALAAMLDALSGQATERRDIAPTKRRAGVVQTLLMVPLMGLVGLRWATLAAALSNVLSLLGFAWAPTLSWAWIGLAWVVLFSPAGRIAIAAGGARVLLSGVRPGTYPRGGSVHLRLWTAEKLAEFSGADSVAGASWMTTYAKALGARIGKDVDLHSPPPVTGFLKLGRGAAIEPEVDLTGHWVDGDVVHIGKVHVGAEARVGARSTLFPGVRVGKGAEIAAGSTVRGVVKAGQHFAGSPAAPVGKDGKDAKDALKWPSSRPPRSHFWSAVYGVTSLALGFLPGVAALAGVAVLGYAIAGAPTLLDAFTRTLVFVPVATAAYFGTYMLLVLVGVRSLSIGMVEGYHPVHGRVAWQVWATERLMSMAREGLFPLYASLFTPVWLRLLGAKVGRNVEASTVLALPKMTKVDSGAFLADDTMVATYELGHGWLHVAPARIGKQAFLGNSGMTAPGRSVPKRGLVGVLSSTPLKAKKGSSYLGMPPLPVRRAIGDADTSRTYTPALHLKAARALVELCRIVPVMCGVALTVVVAFGLLWTATAFGFGVAALLAGPALLAAGIVAALTATVMKWLLVGKFREVDHPLWSSFVWRNELADTFVEAFAVPWLIGSVGGTPLLTAWLRTMGVKIGRGVWLETYWLPEADLVSLGDGATINRGCVVQTHLFHDRIMSMSPVTLGEGATLGPHGIVLPGAGIGARTTVGPGSLVTRGDEVPADTRWLGNPISAWPGK, encoded by the coding sequence ATGACCGTCACCATCGAACCCACGGGATCCGCCGCCGAGGTGACGCCTGCCCCGGTCGCCGACCGGGCCCTGTTCCGGTCCGGTCTCGGCGCCGCCGAGCGCACCCTCCTCGACGTCCTCGCCGCCACCGCCGAGCGGCACCCGAACGCCGCCGCGATCGACGACGGCACCACCACCCTGACCTACCGGCGGCTCCTCGAGGAGATCGATGCCTACGGGCGCCGCCTCAAGGGCTACGGCGTCGGCCTCGGCGACCGCGTCGGCATCCGCATCTCCTCCGGCACCGCCGAGCTCTACATCGCGATCCTGGCCACCCTGTCCGTCGGCGCCGCGTACGTGCCGGTCGACGCCGACGACCCGGACGAGCGCGCCGAGCTGGTCTTCGAAGAGGCCCAGGTCGCCGTCGTCGCCACCGACGGCAAGATCAACGTCCACAGCACCCCGGGCGGCCGCGACGGCACCCCCGGCCCGGGCGACGACGCGTGGATCATCTTCACCTCCGGCTCCACCGGCAAGCCCAAGGGCGTCGCCGTCACCCACGCGAGTGCGGCCGCCTTCGTCGACGCCGAAGCCGAACTGTTCCTCGCCGACGAGCCGATCGGCCCCGGCGACCGCGTCCTGGCCGGGCTCAGCGTCGCCTTCGACGCCTCCTGCGAAGAGATGTGGCTGGCCTGGCGGCACGGCGCCTGCCTGGTCCCGGCGCCCCGCGCGCTGGTCCGCACCGGCGTCGACCTCGGCCCGTGGCTGGTCGCGCAGCGCATCACCGTCGTCTCCACCGTGCCGACGCTGGCCGCGCTGTGGCCCGCCGACGCGCTCGAAGACGTCCGCCTGCTCATCTTCGGCGGCGAGGCGTGCCCACCGGAGCTGGCCGAACGCGTCGCCGTCGAAGGCCGCGAAGTCTGGAACACCTACGGCCCGACCGAAGCCACCGTCGTCGCCTGCGCCGCGCAGCTGACCGGTGACGGCCCGGTCCGGATCGGCCTGCCGCTCGCCGGCTGGCAGCTCGCCGTGGTCAACGACGAGGGCGAGCCGGTCGCCATGGGCGAGACCGGCGAGCTCGTCATCGGCGGTGTCGGCCTGGCCCGCTACCTCGACGCGGCCAAGGACGCCGAGAAGTTCGCGCCGCTGCCGTCGCTGGGCTGGCAGCGCGCCTACCGCTCCGGCGACATGGTCCGCGCCGAAGAGGAAGGCCTGCTGTTCCTCGGCCGACTCGACGAGCAGGTCAAGCTCGGCGGCCGCCGCATCGAGCTGGGCGAGGTCGACGCCGCGCTGCAGGCCCTGCCGGGCGTGCAGGGCGCGGCCGCCGCGGTCCGCCGCACCAAGGCCGGCAACCAGGTCCTCGTCGGGTACGTCGTCCCCGGCGGCGCTGTGTTGGATGCCGCCTCCGCGGGGAAGAGTGCGTCGGCGGGCTTCGACCTCGACCAGGCCGCGACGCGCCTGCGCGAGCACCTGCCCGCCGCGCTGGTCCCGCTGCTCGCCGTCGTCGACGATCTGCCGACCCGCACCTCCGGCAAGGTCGACCGCAACGCCCTCCCGTGGCCACTGTCCACAGTGGAGGCTTCCGGGCTGACCCCGACCGAGACGTGGCTCGCCGAAGGCTGGGCCGAGATCCTCGGTGTCTCGGTCGACAGCCCGAAGGCGGACTTCTTCACCCACGGTGGCGGCAGCCTGACCGCCGCCCAGGTGGTCGCCCGCATCCGCACCCGGCACCCGCAGGTGTCGGTGGCCGACATCTACGCCCACCCCAGGCTGGGCGCGCTGGCCGCGATGCTGGACGCGCTGAGCGGCCAGGCCACCGAACGCCGGGACATCGCGCCGACGAAGCGCCGTGCCGGGGTGGTCCAGACGCTGCTGATGGTCCCGCTGATGGGCCTGGTCGGGCTGCGCTGGGCGACGCTCGCCGCCGCGCTGTCGAACGTCCTGTCCCTGCTCGGGTTCGCCTGGGCGCCGACGCTGAGCTGGGCGTGGATCGGCCTGGCCTGGGTGGTGCTGTTCAGCCCGGCGGGCCGGATCGCCATCGCCGCCGGCGGCGCGCGCGTGCTGCTTTCCGGCGTCCGCCCCGGCACCTACCCGCGTGGCGGCAGTGTCCACTTGCGACTCTGGACGGCCGAGAAGCTCGCGGAGTTTTCCGGTGCGGACAGCGTCGCGGGCGCGTCCTGGATGACGACCTACGCGAAGGCGCTCGGCGCGCGGATCGGCAAGGACGTCGACCTGCATTCGCCGCCGCCGGTCACCGGCTTCCTGAAGCTGGGCCGCGGTGCCGCGATCGAGCCCGAGGTCGACCTGACCGGCCACTGGGTCGACGGCGACGTCGTGCACATCGGCAAGGTCCACGTGGGCGCCGAAGCCCGTGTCGGCGCGCGCAGCACGCTGTTCCCGGGTGTCCGCGTCGGCAAGGGCGCGGAGATCGCGGCCGGGTCGACCGTCCGCGGCGTGGTCAAGGCCGGTCAGCACTTCGCCGGTTCACCCGCGGCGCCCGTCGGGAAGGACGGCAAGGACGCGAAGGACGCGCTGAAGTGGCCGTCGAGCCGCCCGCCGCGGTCGCACTTCTGGTCCGCCGTCTACGGCGTGACCTCCCTGGCGCTGGGGTTCCTGCCCGGCGTGGCCGCGCTGGCCGGCGTCGCCGTGCTGGGCTACGCGATCGCCGGCGCCCCGACGCTCCTGGACGCCTTCACCCGCACGCTGGTCTTCGTCCCGGTCGCGACCGCGGCGTACTTCGGCACGTACATGCTGCTCGTGCTGGTCGGCGTCCGGTCGCTGAGCATCGGCATGGTCGAGGGCTACCACCCGGTGCACGGCCGCGTCGCATGGCAGGTCTGGGCGACCGAACGCCTGATGAGCATGGCCCGCGAAGGCCTGTTCCCGCTGTACGCCAGCCTGTTCACGCCGGTGTGGCTGCGGCTGCTGGGCGCGAAGGTCGGCCGCAACGTCGAGGCGTCGACGGTCCTGGCGCTGCCGAAGATGACCAAGGTCGACAGCGGCGCGTTCCTGGCCGACGACACGATGGTCGCCACCTACGAGCTCGGGCACGGCTGGCTGCACGTCGCTCCGGCCCGGATCGGCAAGCAGGCCTTCCTCGGCAACTCGGGGATGACCGCGCCCGGCCGCTCGGTGCCGAAGCGCGGCCTGGTCGGCGTCCTGTCCTCGACGCCGCTGAAGGCGAAGAAGGGCTCGTCGTACCTCGGGATGCCGCCGCTGCCGGTCCGCCGCGCGATCGGCGACGCCGACACGAGCCGCACCTACACCCCGGCGCTGCACCTCAAGGCGGCGCGGGCGCTGGTCGAGCTGTGCCGGATCGTCCCGGTCATGTGCGGGGTCGCGCTGACCGTCGTGGTCGCCTTCGGGCTGCTGTGGACGGCGACGGCGTTCGGCTTCGGCGTCGCCGCGCTGCTGGCCGGGCCCGCGCTGCTGGCCGCCGGGATCGTCGCGGCGCTGACCGCGACGGTGATGAAGTGGCTGCTGGTCGGGAAGTTCCGCGAGGTCGACCACCCGCTGTGGAGCTCCTTCGTCTGGCGCAACGAGCTGGCCGACACCTTCGTCGAGGCGTTCGCGGTGCCGTGGCTGATCGGCTCGGTCGGCGGCACGCCGCTGCTGACCGCGTGGCTGCGCACGATGGGCGTCAAGATCGGCCGCGGCGTCTGGCTGGAGACGTACTGGCTGCCCGAGGCGGACCTCGTCTCGCTGGGTGACGGCGCGACGATCAACCGCGGCTGCGTCGTGCAGACGCACCTGTTCCACGACCGGATCATGAGCATGTCTCCGGTGACGCTCGGCGAAGGCGCGACGCTCGGCCCGCACGGCATCGTGCTGCCCGGCGCCGGCATCGGGGCCCGGACGACGGTCGGCCCGGGCTCGCTGGTGACCCGCGGCGACGAGGTGCCGGCCGACACGCGCTGGCTGGGCAACCCGATCTCGGCCTGGCCGGGTAAGTAA
- a CDS encoding M1 family metallopeptidase has product MISKAPAPGADTSGDPYLPAHGNGGYRTRHYDLSLDYKVAPNRLSAAAVITAEATQALSRVSFDFGEFRINRVLVDGKPAKYLKRGTKLHVKPAKSIPAGGAFIVEVHYVGNPRPVGSRWGDVGWDELTDGALVASQPVGAPSWFPCNDHPSDKAAYRVSVTTASPYLVAVTGTLVERSTSASTSRWVFERPEPTATYLMSVQIGRYDDVELTGRGWGSPAGLGARVLSLGFGRGGVESVTPAVPQRAAVPPRLRRAFERDFGRQGRMMEFLQRLFGPYPFGEYVIVVTDDDLDDPIEAQGMAIFGANHVDGRRTHERLVLHELAHQWFGNSLTVADWRHIWLNEGFATYAEWLWSEESGGQPASALARSWHARIKAKPADVRIADPGVARMFDERVYKRGGLTLHALRAEIGDPAFFALLKSWAEEHRHGLVTTDLFVAAAEAHAGRSLRGFFTRWLETPALPPLP; this is encoded by the coding sequence GTGATTTCGAAGGCTCCCGCTCCCGGCGCGGACACCTCCGGCGACCCCTACCTGCCCGCGCACGGCAACGGCGGTTACCGGACCCGGCACTACGACCTGAGTCTCGACTACAAGGTCGCGCCGAACCGGCTCTCGGCGGCGGCGGTGATCACCGCGGAGGCGACGCAGGCGCTTTCCCGCGTCAGCTTCGACTTCGGCGAGTTCCGGATCAACCGCGTGCTCGTCGACGGGAAGCCCGCGAAGTACCTCAAGCGCGGCACCAAGCTGCACGTCAAGCCGGCGAAGTCGATCCCGGCGGGTGGGGCGTTCATCGTCGAGGTCCACTACGTCGGCAACCCGCGCCCGGTGGGGAGCCGATGGGGTGACGTCGGCTGGGACGAGCTGACCGACGGCGCGCTGGTGGCGAGCCAGCCGGTCGGGGCGCCGTCGTGGTTCCCGTGCAACGACCACCCGTCGGACAAGGCGGCCTACCGGGTGAGCGTGACGACGGCGTCGCCGTACCTGGTCGCGGTCACCGGCACCCTGGTCGAGCGCTCGACGTCGGCCAGCACGAGCCGCTGGGTCTTCGAGCGGCCCGAGCCGACGGCGACCTACCTGATGAGCGTCCAGATCGGCCGCTACGACGACGTCGAGCTGACCGGCCGCGGCTGGGGATCGCCCGCCGGCCTCGGTGCCCGCGTGCTGAGCCTCGGCTTCGGCCGCGGCGGCGTCGAGTCGGTCACCCCGGCTGTGCCGCAGCGCGCGGCGGTGCCCCCACGGCTGCGGCGGGCGTTCGAGCGGGACTTCGGGCGGCAGGGCCGGATGATGGAGTTCCTGCAGCGGCTGTTCGGCCCGTACCCGTTCGGCGAGTACGTCATCGTGGTCACCGACGACGACCTCGACGACCCGATCGAGGCCCAGGGCATGGCGATCTTCGGCGCCAACCACGTCGACGGCCGCCGCACCCACGAGCGGCTGGTGCTGCACGAGCTGGCCCACCAGTGGTTCGGCAACAGCCTGACGGTGGCCGACTGGCGCCACATCTGGCTGAACGAGGGCTTCGCGACGTACGCCGAGTGGCTGTGGTCGGAGGAGTCGGGCGGCCAGCCGGCTTCGGCCCTGGCCCGCAGCTGGCACGCCCGCATCAAGGCCAAGCCGGCGGACGTCCGGATCGCCGACCCGGGGGTGGCTCGGATGTTCGACGAGCGCGTCTACAAGCGCGGCGGGCTGACGCTGCACGCGCTGCGGGCCGAGATCGGGGACCCGGCGTTCTTCGCGCTGCTGAAGTCGTGGGCCGAGGAACACCGGCACGGGCTGGTCACGACGGACCTCTTCGTCGCCGCGGCCGAGGCGCACGCGGGGCGTTCGCTGCGCGGGTTCTTCACCCGCTGGCTGGAGACGCCGGCGCTGCCGCCGCTTCCCTGA
- a CDS encoding glycoside hydrolase family 95-like protein yields the protein MDAVSRRTVLRSASVLAGAAAFGGLWARAAPPALATGGNPHRDVAADARMIWRRLPKNWQEGPFLANGYLGAQVYAGKTPQELKLMLSHTQVQDQRIQWEAGIGLSRLPIGYLTLTLAGAITAVDWTLDLYNAELGGTITTTRGSVAFSAVVHNDLSVLLVSLTPSAGETGATWAFQPLESATTRTVRKPPEYVANPAPEVGAGYCAQPMLAGGGYTTAWQERAIGTRRLLAAAIAYSFPGTTHTADARAAVRKALAAHPDALLARHRRWWNDYHRRSFVSVPDKQVQRFYWIQLYKIAAATRAEGPVVSEWGPWFPEVGNSWTAVWWNLNVQVTYPIVNSSNHPELDAVTETFRRDHANLEVSVPPAYRDGDTFALSHPGDWRLRPGGTRSVGVPGTTSKTDQTGNLLWGLHNVWLAYRHHLDKRVLRDVLYPTLAKALNFYRHFLFTGPDGSLHLPLTRSPEYADAPDCTYDLSLIRWAARTLVDAARILCLDEPRVPIWREIGAKLVPYHEDPANGVLIGDGVPLAASHRHFSHLLWLYPLREKVWDAPGDRDIMTRTFTHWAADQTAWHGYSYAAASSMNSVMDAPEEALRYLKFFLDRNVVADTELTANTMYREGSNFAIESPITAAQSVVDMLMQGSGGVLKVFPSVSATWREASIAGLRAEGAFLVDASRRDGRTEFVRVHSEAGEPLVLQHGVTGDVDVRDEHGRRLSWRPAGPGRIAIALRRGGAAVVTPRGGRPDFAPRDVPALGPAPAWGLPS from the coding sequence ATGGACGCAGTGTCCCGGCGGACGGTGCTCCGCTCTGCCTCGGTCCTGGCCGGGGCCGCCGCCTTCGGGGGCCTGTGGGCCCGCGCCGCCCCACCGGCGCTCGCCACCGGAGGGAATCCCCACCGGGATGTCGCCGCCGACGCGCGGATGATCTGGCGGCGGCTGCCGAAGAACTGGCAGGAAGGCCCCTTCCTCGCCAACGGCTACCTCGGCGCGCAGGTCTACGCCGGGAAGACGCCGCAAGAGCTCAAGCTCATGCTGAGCCACACCCAGGTGCAGGACCAGCGGATCCAGTGGGAAGCGGGCATCGGGCTGTCCCGCCTGCCCATCGGCTACCTCACGCTCACCCTGGCCGGCGCGATCACCGCCGTCGACTGGACCCTCGACCTCTACAACGCCGAGCTCGGCGGCACCATCACCACCACGCGGGGCTCGGTCGCCTTCTCCGCCGTCGTGCACAACGACCTGAGCGTGCTGCTCGTTTCGCTGACGCCGAGTGCCGGGGAAACGGGCGCCACCTGGGCGTTCCAGCCGCTGGAGTCGGCGACCACCCGGACCGTCCGCAAGCCGCCCGAGTACGTCGCCAACCCGGCGCCCGAGGTTGGTGCCGGGTACTGCGCGCAGCCCATGCTCGCCGGCGGCGGGTACACCACCGCGTGGCAGGAACGCGCGATCGGCACGCGGCGCCTGCTCGCCGCCGCCATCGCCTACAGCTTCCCGGGCACCACGCACACCGCGGACGCGCGGGCCGCCGTCCGGAAAGCGCTTGCCGCCCACCCGGACGCCCTGCTCGCCCGCCACCGGCGCTGGTGGAACGACTACCACCGGCGCAGCTTCGTTTCGGTGCCCGACAAGCAGGTGCAGCGGTTCTACTGGATCCAGCTGTACAAGATCGCGGCCGCCACCCGCGCGGAAGGGCCGGTCGTGTCCGAATGGGGGCCGTGGTTCCCCGAGGTCGGCAACAGCTGGACCGCGGTCTGGTGGAACCTCAACGTCCAGGTCACCTACCCGATCGTCAACAGCAGCAACCACCCCGAACTCGACGCCGTCACCGAGACCTTCCGGCGCGACCACGCGAACCTCGAGGTGTCCGTCCCGCCCGCGTACCGCGACGGCGACACGTTCGCCCTCTCGCACCCGGGCGACTGGCGGCTGCGCCCCGGCGGCACGCGCTCGGTGGGTGTCCCCGGGACGACGTCCAAGACCGACCAGACCGGGAACCTGTTGTGGGGCCTGCACAACGTGTGGCTGGCCTACCGGCACCACCTGGACAAGCGCGTGCTGCGCGATGTGCTGTACCCGACGCTGGCGAAGGCGCTGAACTTCTACCGGCACTTCCTGTTCACCGGCCCGGACGGCTCGCTGCACCTGCCGCTGACCCGGTCGCCGGAGTACGCCGACGCGCCCGACTGCACCTACGACCTCTCGCTGATCCGGTGGGCGGCCCGCACGCTCGTCGATGCCGCCCGGATCCTGTGCCTCGACGAGCCGCGCGTGCCGATCTGGCGGGAAATCGGCGCGAAACTCGTGCCGTACCACGAAGACCCCGCGAACGGCGTGCTGATCGGCGACGGCGTCCCGCTGGCCGCCTCGCACCGCCACTTCTCGCACCTGCTGTGGCTGTACCCGCTGCGCGAGAAGGTCTGGGACGCCCCCGGCGACCGCGACATCATGACGCGCACCTTCACCCACTGGGCCGCCGACCAGACGGCGTGGCACGGCTACAGCTACGCGGCCGCGTCGTCGATGAACTCGGTGATGGACGCCCCCGAGGAAGCGTTGCGCTACTTGAAGTTCTTCCTCGACCGGAACGTCGTGGCCGACACCGAACTGACCGCGAACACGATGTACCGCGAGGGGTCCAACTTCGCGATCGAGAGCCCGATCACCGCCGCCCAGTCCGTGGTGGACATGCTGATGCAGGGATCCGGCGGCGTGCTCAAGGTCTTCCCGTCGGTGTCGGCGACCTGGCGTGAGGCCTCGATCGCCGGGCTGCGCGCGGAAGGCGCGTTCCTCGTGGACGCCTCCCGCCGCGACGGCCGGACCGAATTCGTCCGCGTGCACAGCGAAGCCGGCGAGCCGCTGGTTCTCCAGCACGGCGTCACCGGGGACGTCGACGTCCGCGACGAGCACGGCCGCCGGCTGTCGTGGCGGCCCGCCGGGCCCGGCCGGATCGCGATCGCGTTGCGCCGCGGTGGCGCCGCCGTCGTCACCCCGCGGGGCGGCCGGCCGGACTTCGCGCCGCGGGACGTCCCCGCGCTCGGCCCCGCCCCGGCGTGGGGCCTGCCGAGCTGA
- a CDS encoding class I SAM-dependent methyltransferase yields MHAVANAEAAEAWNGWEGVHWARHRARYNAMVGAFNDSLFRTAAIALEDHVLDVGCGTGHVTLLAAQRATRGHVVGVDLSAPMLERARADAAAHGIGNVRFDRGDAQVHPFPDAGFDVAISRGGVMFFGDPVAAFAHIRRALRPGGRLVFLGPQGGGPESDYARATAALKPLLRAPSPSSRGMGSLVEPERIREVLDAAGFGTIDVEPVTAPMDYGRDAADAAEFILGQGPVRVNLAGLTPDVVERTREQLREGLEAYETPEGVRITGAVWLVRATRP; encoded by the coding sequence ATGCACGCCGTCGCCAACGCCGAAGCCGCCGAGGCCTGGAACGGCTGGGAAGGCGTGCACTGGGCACGCCACCGCGCCCGGTACAACGCCATGGTCGGCGCCTTCAACGACAGCCTCTTCCGCACCGCCGCGATCGCCCTGGAGGACCACGTCCTCGACGTCGGCTGCGGCACGGGCCACGTCACGCTGCTGGCGGCCCAGCGGGCCACCCGCGGACACGTCGTCGGCGTCGACCTCTCGGCTCCGATGCTGGAACGCGCCCGCGCCGACGCGGCCGCCCACGGGATCGGCAACGTCCGGTTCGACCGGGGAGACGCCCAGGTCCACCCCTTCCCCGACGCCGGCTTCGACGTCGCGATCAGCCGGGGCGGGGTGATGTTCTTCGGGGACCCGGTGGCCGCGTTCGCCCACATCCGGCGGGCGCTGCGGCCCGGTGGCCGGCTGGTGTTCCTCGGCCCGCAGGGCGGCGGCCCGGAAAGCGACTACGCCCGCGCCACCGCGGCGCTCAAGCCGCTGTTGCGCGCACCGTCGCCCTCGTCGCGCGGCATGGGATCCCTGGTCGAGCCGGAGCGGATCCGCGAAGTCCTGGACGCGGCCGGGTTCGGCACGATCGACGTCGAACCGGTCACCGCACCGATGGACTACGGCCGGGACGCCGCCGACGCGGCCGAGTTCATCCTCGGTCAGGGCCCGGTGCGCGTGAACCTGGCCGGCCTCACCCCGGACGTCGTCGAACGGACGCGGGAACAGCTGCGAGAAGGGCTCGAGGCGTACGAAACTCCCGAAGGCGTCCGGATCACCGGCGCGGTCTGGCTGGTGCGCGCGACTCGCCCCTGA